In Penaeus vannamei isolate JL-2024 chromosome 15, ASM4276789v1, whole genome shotgun sequence, the following are encoded in one genomic region:
- the LOC138864149 gene encoding uncharacterized protein, translated as MRGSVSTSVPFNVANNVKLVPPFQEKAVDKYFNYFEKIALSSGWPKEYWTVLFQSVLVGKAQDIYMCMPVDECGDYEKVKSAILKGYELVPEAYRLKFRSLRKTECQNYLEFAREKADLFIRWCESERIFKDYDKLCQLLLVEEFKKCVPERIRIYLNENRVNDLDRTARMAEDFSLIHKPTSIEGQRKDNFTKGNMSPQSSPPTDNINEYKKGTGSLMSLMLEGMLPLSKESSVGANAILAGIECGQMSVPLHRVHLKCDYIDMDIIVGVVSKSGLSREDKKRQGSVTTVSENQIEKLQVCDDVEEDFSKDLISLFCHVSDNSEVADELSTCSVERNNLIDQQKVDAELRKIAESALIDTEISDVPTGYYKKDGILMRKWRPSHVSAGDDWLTVHQIVIPRSYRRQILSLAHDSPMAGHLGINKTCNRIQKYFYWPGMRKDVALYCKTYHNCQVVGKPNQKITAAPLYPIPAMSEPFSKVIVDCVGPLPKTKAGNVYLLTIMCQTTRYPEAIPLRKISTSAIVKALTKFFTTYGLPQFVQTDQGSNFLSGVFQQTMKLLGIQHQISSAYHPESQGAVERFHQTLKNMIRTYCYDTEKEWDEGISVLLFAVRECVQESLGFSPFELVFGHEVRGPLRLLREKWLSSEGDSNILRYVMDFRCRLTKACELARANLSEAQRRMKSWYDMNTRPRSFSSGDKVLVFLPVPGPSLKARYFGPYVVERKISNLNYVVQTPGRRKKSRLCHINQMRPYFERNDFPMSENKGESAEILVTQIIDTVKACNGKDDDSLDSVPHSKLCNSEILNDLTCKIKHLSEPMQDELSSLLHEYSHLFSDVPTKTHLLYHDIDVGSNPPVKQHPYRINPLKHSQLREEISYMLENDIIEPSMSEWSSPCILVPKADGSMRFCTYFRRVNALTRDDSYPIPRIDDCIDLMGNAKFVTKIDLLKGYWQIPLTERAKRISAFVTPDGLYQYCVLPFGLRTAPATFQRLINSIIAGIDGCKAYLDDVIIYTNSWKDHVAKLQALFDRLTKANLTINLAKSDFAQAKVTYLGYTVGQGQVCPLSGKIEAIDNYPVPKTKREVMRFLGMAGYYRRFCKNFSDVVAPLTDLLKKKVKFKWSESCEAALKKLKAMLVSSPILVSLNFDKPFILYVDASDIGAGAVLCQADSKGIDHPVCFFSKKFDKHQKNYSTVEKETLGLILALRHFEVYVYPALNPLKVYTDHNPLVFLSRISFKNQRIMRWSLELQKYNLDIHHIKGKENMLSFRKIHQCCGYHMMFLFMVKYYVHLKEGFDTCIKLRNDLIFPN; from the exons ATGAGGGGTTCGGTTTCAACTAGTGTTCCTTTCAATGTTGCAAATAACGTAAAACTCGTTCCGCCATTTCAAGAGAAGGCTGTCgataaatattttaattattttgagAAAATAGCTTTAAGTTCAGGATGGCCTAAGGAATATTGGACGGTGCTCTTTCAGTCTGTCTTAGTAGGAAAAGCTCaggatatatacatgtgcatgccaGTTGATGAGTGCGGCGACTACGAGAAAGTTAAAAGCGCTATATTAAAAGGATACGAGTTAGTACCTGAGGCCTACAGATTGAAATTCCGTAGTTTGCGTAAGACTGAATGTCAGAATTATCTTGAATTTGCAAGGGAAAAAGCTGATTTATTTATACGTtggtgtgaaagtgagagaatcTTTAAGGACTATGATAAATTATGTCAACTATTGCTTGTGGAAGAATTTAAGAAATGTGTGCCTGAAAGAATTAGAATTTATTTGAATGAAAACAGAGTGAATGATTTAGACAGAACAGCTCGTATGGCAGAAGATTTTTCTCTTATACATAAGCCAACTAGTATCGAAGGACAGAGGAAAGATAACTTTACAAAGGGTAATATGTCACCACAATCGTCTCCACCGAcagataatataaatgaatataaaaagggcACAGGTTCTTTAATGTCTTTAATGTTAGAAGGTATGCTACCTCTATCAAAGGAATCCTCGGTTGGCGCTAATGCTATATTAGCTGGAATCGAGTGTGGACAAATGAGTGTTCCTCTTCACCGTGTTCATTTAAAATGTGACTATATTGACATGGATATTATAGTCGGAGTAGTGTCTAA ATCTGGACTGAGTCGTGAGGACAAGAAGAGACAAGGTAGTGTGACCACTGTGAGTGAAAACCAGATTGAAAAACTACAGGTATGTGACGATGTGGAGGAAGACTTTAGTAAGGATTTAATCTCGTTGTTTTGCCATGTATCTGATAACAGTGAGGTTGCGGACGAGCTGAGTACTTGCTCCGTAGAGAGGAACAATTTAATAGATCAGCAAAAAGTGGATGCGGAATTACGTAAGATTGCTGAGTCAGCGCTGATAGATACCGAAATATCGGATGTTCCCACGGGTTATTATAAGAAGGATGGCATTCTAATGAGGAAATGGAGACCTTCCCATGTGTCTGCTGGCGACGATTGGCTCACGGTGCATCAGATTGTCATACCGCGATCCTATAGGAGACAGATACTGAGTTTAGCTCACGACTCGCCAATGGCAGGACATCTTGGTATTAATAAAACTTGTAATAGGATACAGAAATATTTTTACTGGCCAGGTATGAGGAAAGATGTAGCACTTTACTGTAAGACGTATCATAACTGTCAGGTGGTCGGCAAACCGAATCAGAAAATCACTGCCGCCCCGCTGTACCCGATACCCGCGATGTCTGAGCCATTTAGCAAAGTTATTGTAGACTGTGTGGGTCCTCTTCCGAAGACCAAGGCTGGTAATGTATATCTCTTGACGATAATGTGCCAGACGACTCGCTATCCTGAAGCGATTCCTTTAAGGAAAATAAGTACTTCTGCAATTGTGAAGGCTTTAACTAAATTTTTCACCACGTATGGGTTACCTCAGTTTGTTCAGACAGATCAGGGCAGTAATTTCTTATCTGGGGTCTTTCAACAAACAATGAAACTCTTAGGGATTCAACATCAGATTTCAAGTGCCTATCATCCCGAATCCCAAGGCGCAGTAGAAAGGTTTCACCAAACTCTTAAGAATATGATCAGAACTTACTGCTATGACACAGAAAAAGAGTGGGATGAAGGTATATCCGTGTTACTGTTTGCGGTCAGAGAGTGTGTTCAGGAGTCTTTAGGATTTAGTCCATTCGAACTAGTCTTCGGCCACGAAGTCCGAGGTCCTctcaggcttttgagagaaaagtggtTGAGTAGTGAGGGTGACTCAAACATTTTAAGGTACGTGATGGATTTTCGATGTAGACTAACTAAAGCTTGTGAACTGGCAAGAGCAAATCTAAGTGAGGCCCAGAGACGCATGAAGTCGTGGTACGATATGAATACTAGACCTCGATCTTTCTCCTCAGGGGATAAAGTGCTGGTCTTCTTACCTGTGCCTGGCCCATCGCTAAAAGCACGGTACTTTGGTCCTTATGTCGTAGAGAGAAAGATTAGTAACTTAAACTATGTTGTACAAACTCCTGGTAGACGTAAGAAGTCGCGATTGTGTCACATTAATCAGATGAGACCATATTTTGAACGTAATGATTTTCCTATGAGTGAAAATAAGGGTGAAAGTGCAGAAATTCTGGTGACTCAAATCATAGACACTGTGAAAGCATGTAATGGGAAGGATGATGATTCTCTAGATAGTGTGCCTCACTCTAAATTGTGTAACTCAGAAATTTTGAATGACTTAACATGTAAGATTAAACATTTATCAGAACCTATGCAAGATGAGTTAAGTAGTCTGCTGCATGAGTACTCCCATTTGTTCTCTGATGTCCCAACCAAGACTCATCTCTTATATCATGATATTGATGTAGGTAGTAATCCTCCTGTTAAGCAGCATCCTTATAGGATCAACCCTTTAAAACATAGCCAGTTAAGGGAAGAAATAAGTTACATGTTAGAAAATGACATTATTGAGCCTAGCATGAGTGAGTGGAGTTCCCCCTGTATATTAGTTCCGAAGGCAGATGGTTCTATGCGTTTCTGTACGTATTTCAGACGTGTGAACGCATTAACTAGAGATGATAGTTATCCTATTCCCAGGATAGACGATTGCATTGATCTAATGGGTAATGCTAAATTTGTAACCAAAATTGATTTGTTAAAGGGCTATTGGCAGATTCCTCTCACAGAACGTGCGAAACGCATCTCTGCTTTTGTAACACCTGATGGTCTTTATCAGTACTGCGTCCTCCCGTTCGGCCTTCGAACAGCTCCTGCAACTTTCCAGAGGCTAATTAACAGTATAATTGCTGGCATTGATGGGTGTAAGGCCTACCTCGATGATgttattatatacacaaatagctGGAAGGATCATGTAGCCAAGCTACAGGCGCTGTTTGATAGGCTAACTAAGGCGAACTTGACAATAAACCTCGCCAAAAGTGATTTTGCTCAAGCAAAGGTTACTTACTTAGGCTATACTGTAGGCCAAGGACAAGTTTGCCCTTTGAGTGGAAAGATCGAAGCAATCGATAATTATCCTGTACCAAAAACGAAACGAGAAGTGATGAGGTTTCTTGGCATGGCAGGATATTACCGCAGATTCTGTAAGAACTTTTCGGATGTCGTAGCCCCGCTAACAGACTtgctaaagaaaaaagtgaaattcaAATGGTCGGAATCGTGCGAAGCTGCACTCAAAAAGCTAAAGGCAATGCtagtttcctctcccattctcgttTCTCTCAATTTCGATAAACCGTTCATTTTGTATGTGGATGCGAGTGACATCGGAGCAGGAGCTGTGCTGTGTCAAGCTGATAGTAAAGGTATTGATCACCCTGTATGTTTCTTTTCAAAGAAATTTGATAAACATCAGAAGAATTATTCAACTGTGGAAAAAGAAACTCTGGGTCTCATTCTAGCACTCAGGCATTTTGAAGTATATGTCTATCCTGCCTTAAATCCCCTTAAAGTTTATACGGACCACAATCCCTTGGTTTTCTTATCCAGGATAAGTTTTAAAAACCAGAGAATCATGAGGTGGAGCTTAGAATTGCAGAAGTATAACCTTGATATCCACCAtataaaaggcaaagaaaat ATGCTGTCGTTTAGAAAAATACATCAGTGTTGTGGTTACCATATGATGTTTCTGTTCATGGTGAAGTATTATGTCCAT TTAAAAGAAGGTTTTGACACCTGCATTAAGCTTAGAAATGATCTCATATTCCCTAATTAA